GGAAGtctcatgggttttttttttcccccttactaaaaaatttaaatacataacAGTCTTTACATAGTAATTACAAACTTCACAATGGTAACCATGTGATAATTGGCTTAATATTTGGTCGTTATAGTAACTCAGAACTTGGTTTGGAAATATCCAAAAATGACCGAAAGTAATTGTACTGTCTTTCTAAATTAGGCAAATAATTATTTGGATGGAAATGTTTAGCATATGGGTTTATATACATTTCTTTAGTTGTCAAAGTGAGATAGTTTTAGTTTCTAAACTTGGAGTATATAAGTTGTGCGTGTTTTGGGGAGCAACTGCTGGTCTGTCTTAAGTATTTTACTCCAATATAAAGTAGGAGCTAGTTTATTACCCACTGGAATCCAGAGGTcaaaaaaagtgttttattttgaaacatgaaGTGTTTAAGCTTGCTGTTCTGCCTTAGCAGTTGCTGAGATGGTGGGTGTGTTGCCACACTAGCTTGAGCTTAACTGACCAACCTTTACAAAAGAATTAGAGAGGTGCTCTTGACAGGGACTGTGTACTGGTGATATGACACAGAGGTGTGAGTCTAGGGTGTTTTGTTTATAGTAGAACTATGTGTGTTGGATAAAGTTCAAAACTTAGTGATTTTGTGAAGGGGTGATTACTAGGAACAGAGTAGACTGCTCCTCAAATATCATGGGAGTCCTTTTGGGCATTTTTGAGGGAGTCTCCATAACccagggtgtcctggaactccatgTAGACAGCTCTAGCTGCATCTGCCTTACTAGTCCGGGGAGGGACCTGTGTGTCATCAGGCCCAGCCTGTCCTTACAGAAATAAAATGGAGGATTTCTTTGCACTTGAGTCATATATTGCACTTTTTGTATTCCAACAAAAACTGGGTTCTGAGAATAGTTTTCCTGGTACATGATCAGTagtaatatacaaataaaatcatgTACATTATAAATGACCCCATATGAAGTGCAGCCTCTTGACATGACTTATCAGGTAGGAGATACTTGAGGCTCCTTGTATCTGAATGCCTTGTAGAGACAGTACTGTTTGTGAAAGCTAATTGACAAGCATAATGTCTGTCACTTAAGGCATATCAGTGGCCGGgcggtagtggtggtgcacgcctttaatcccagcacttgggaggcaggggtaggcagatttctgagttcaaggccaccctgatcccagagtgagttccaggacagccaggactatacagagaaaccctgtctcaaaaaaaaaaaaaaaaaaaaacggggaaaaaaaccccagaaacaacaacaaagactgaTATCAGTGGAAAGATAAGGTCATGGGTTATTTTGTACAGTCTTGATTATTGGAAGTCTCTCTGAACTCAAATAGGTGCCCTGAAACTTGgcaatccttccttcctccactaTGATATATAGCAGCAAAGCAGTAACAGTAACAAAAACATTAAGCAGTATTTCAAGAATGAGTGGTAACTTGTGTGggtaagaatatttatttaatatgtgccTGGAAATGGCAGTGATGGCACGTAGTCATCGGCCTTGTGGTAAAGCTGGTTAAGGATTATCTGCGCTCAAATCCACAGCTTAAAACCTGTTATGGGCAGTTTGGTGCTTAGAGTGGACTATGGACTGCACTATCCCAATTCCAAAAGTCCAGAGCTGAATTTGCACCTCCATCTCAGACTTGACTTATACTGGTCAAAAAATGTTAATTGCTAACTTTGTGTAAAGTTAAAACCAGGGGTAATTAAAGTGAGGCTGAAATTTAGAGatactttgtggtgacaatgctTTATGCAGGCTAGGGTACAAATttgcttgtgtatatatgtgttaaaattgtgtttgtttgttttggccctGAATCAAGGCCGCAGTTTACTGAAGCTGTTGGTTTCAAGCAGGAGCCTAAAGAAATATCTTTCTATGGTCTGTTGGCCATTGCAGAAATTTGTAAGTCTAATGGTCAATTCATTAGAAAGAAACACCTGGATGGATGTTGTACCCAATTCTGTAATTGTAGCACTTGGGAGCCTAAGGCAAAAAgatagtttgaggccagtttccACTGCAGCATGATAAGGAGTGGGGGCgggtctcaaagaaacagctgagTCATTAGTGATAGATATGGCTAAGTCTCCATGAGATTCTAAGATTTCTGTATAATACTTATACATTACTGGTTTAGCTTAATTGTTCATTAAATTATATGTTAGATCCATTAGTAGGAAAAAAAGattactggggggtgggggggagcccggtgtggtggcgcacgcctttaatcccagcacagaggcaggcgtatttctgaattcgaggccagcctagtctacaaagtgagttccaggacagccagggctatacagagaaaccctgtctttggggggaaaaaaagattagTGTGGGTTTTCCACAGAAAGGAAAAATTGTGTTGATAATGGCTTGATACTAAAGACTTAAGTGCTTCCTAACGTTCTGGAAATGCACTTTACTGGGAAACCAACGGTCACATGAAGTTCCAAAGGcatatttttgcttttaatttggaGCGTGAAGCAAACTGGAATATATACAAGTACTACAGATTTAGTATTGAATAACAGGGAACACATTAACTTAGTTTGGTTCCCCCCCCTCCAAGCCCCAGTACTAAAAGTTTAGTAATCTCAGGTTGAGGTGACAACTAATTCTGGGACTAGGCTCCTTACTCTTACATATAAGTTACATATAACTCCCTTTTAGACTGCCTCTGACTTTCTCTTGCTGTTCTAGCTATCCTAATACCACCAGTCTATTTAACAGGAGAGAATATTTTTTTACTTGGGTATGGTCTTGCTCTTTGAGTATACTTTCCAGtacatgaatattttctacctataTCCTATAGACCAAGAGTTGCTTCatgactttttagattttaaggTCCTATTCCTAGAAGATAGCTCAATAACAAGTATTCTGCTAGAAATTTACCCCTACAGAATAAAATGCCTTTCATTTTTGTGCAACTTATATTGGCCTAATACTTTAACATAAACCATCAAAAGCCAGAAGTATATGCTATAAGTATAGATCGATACAGATAATATTGTAGTGTAGAGTTGCTTTAGAGAATTTAGTTTGTTTTGAGGATAAAAACCCTTCACAATTTCAAGTATCTCAAAGGTAAGGTTCCTGTATAAAGTGATGTTGGTGGGAAAGATGGCACTAATCTTTGGCTGAATATTTTAATAGGCATGTCATGTTACCCAGAGAACTCTCTAAACAAGTACCCAAAACTCATCTGATGTCCGAAGAGGAGTGGAGGAGACTTGGTGTCCAACAGAGTCTAGGATGGGTTCATTACATGATTCATGAGCCAGGTAAGCTTTGCTGTAAAGGAAAGTGATGTTGTTCCTTCTACCTGCAAAAGTGACTCACTTAGTATAAAACAGGTGCCAAAATCCTGCACATATATAGAAATTGTTGCTACCTTTTTATACTTAAAAGGTGGCATTGTTAAACTGGAGTCTTCCTTGGAATTATGGCACATATCTTTAGGAGCTCAGAAATCCTTCCTATCAATAGGAAAGCAGAAGTGCTATAGATGCTGGCCTTCATCCCGTTGAATGAGGAAGCTTTGGGTGGACTCTCTGAGTTTAATCTTTtaagcccccacccccccccctcaccccccagagATCTGGTTTGACTAGAACAACCCTTTCTTAGCTAAGTGTGTATggcatcaatttatttatttggatgtgAATTAGCCTGAGATCCAGCAGCTGACTTGAATTAGCTGTTCTTTTTTCAAAGAGATTACATTTCTCTTCACTGAAAATGATTTTGCAGGTAGAAATTATTTTCCAGAGTCGGTCAAAGGATAAAATGGTAGAACAATGCTATTATACGAGTTTGTCCGCATTTACTATTTATTACACCGACAATTCATTTTGAATACTTCAAATAGTGACATGGaacttaatattttctttccacAGAACCGCATATTCTTCTCTTTAGACGACCTCttccaaaagaacaacaaaaatgaagtgCAGCTGGGATCATctaatctttttcaaatttaatgtatatgtgtatataaggtAGTATTCAGTGAATACTTGAAAAGTGTACAAACCTTTCATCCATACCTGTGCATGCGCTGtattcttcacagcaacagagctCAGTCAAATGCAACTGCAAGTAGGGTTGTTTTAAGTTGTTCAAGATAGTTTCTTGTAGTTTTTTCTTAATATAAATGCCTGTTTTATTTTACCTGTTTTGTTAAATAAAGTTTGTATATTGCATTTATATCACCATTGTTGAAATTAATTTGACTTGATTATTTTTACCCCTGGGGAAAATAAACATacttgaaaaagaaatataagaaaataaacatacttgaaaaagaaatattaagcTCCAAATGAGGATATTACAGCTTTATTGCCAGTTTACTTCCTAAATAACTTTGGATTCTGCAAGTGAACAGAAAAACCCACCGCTTGATAGTGTCCACAAGTCTACAAAAAGTCTAGTGGTTTCAGAGAAAAGTATCTTAAAAGTTCAGGTGCCACATTCGTGCATCTTGTGTGAACCAAGAAATTAAGCACACATCAGTGGATAGCCATAAAAAAAAGTATGAGTGGCCAGAAACAAGACTGTAGTTAGACATTAGCAGGGGTGATTTCTCATTGAACACAGTAAACACTACAGAGCCACAGCCTTCCATGTGTGGGATACACTAGACCTAACAGGGCTACTGACCATGAACTGGCACTGGTGTCTTGCTTGAAAAAAAGGGCTGGTGTTTAATTCTAACCCTACAGACTGACTCCAAGGCCTGTTTGCCAAATGCCCCCACATTGCAGGCGACCTTTTTCTGTCCTTCGACCTGTTTCTGTGCTCTTGGTTTCATTTTGGAGTTGTGTTTTGCGAGAGCTTCCTGTTGTCCAGGCCCCAGCAGAAGTCTCACATAGCTAAACATTTGACTCCTCTTAGTTCCAAGGTTCTTCATCTGCCTGCAGGCACCCGCCATGACATCCTACTAGAAACTCCACAGGAGCAGATGCTCCTGGAAGCTCACCACTGAGCAGGTCTGCCGGCCTCACTCTTACTAGGAGTCTCCCTCCTGCACTGCATCAGTGCGGGCGCCCAGAGCCTGGCCTCCCCTAGTGTCACATCACCAAGCCCGCCCCACGTAAGAGCTCAGCCGCGCCCTTCCTGGCCCACCACAAGCCACCCCCTAGAGCTGTCGCTGCCCCAGTCTTCCACGTGCGGCTCCGGAGGCCCGGGACGCCGAGCACTTCCGGCAGGGAAGGCCTCCGTCGCGCCTCGGTGACGTACGTCCTGGCGCCGCCGCGCAGGAAGGCGGAAACGCTGAGTCGTTGGTTAGGCGCGCCGCTAGCTTCACGGCGCGGGCTCTTCCGTGGCCGCCATGGCGTCGGAGCGGCCGCGGGAGCCGGACGGCGAGGTAAGGGGCGGGCTGCGGGTCTAGGCACACGCGCGGGGCCGCCGGGCCTGAGGTTCGGGGATGGGGGGCTTGACCACCCTCTCACGGTTCGGCCAGCGAAATGATAACACATAGGCTACCTACGGCCTCGGGCACCTCGCACCCGCGTCCGCGCCTGCCATGACCGCTAGATGGCGCGCCGGCCGTCCCAGAAATCCACTCTAAATTGGCCAAACGCGGTGATAAAAGTTGTCAGAATAACCCATACTCTGCGTTCCAAGGGCTCATGGCTGTGGGATGATTTTTCTCTCAGAGGTTCCGTGTGGTTTACTAACTACAGATGAAATATGTGGTGATTTTTGTTGAGAAGTTAGATGGCAATAAATGTCAGCGGTGTGTTTTACATAATAACTTTGAGCGTCCTTTGGGTATAGTTTAGCGACACTAGGTACAGGGTTCTTATATATCTCATGTATAAAGATGGAAGAGGTAAAAATAACTATCTTCAAGTTTAAATCCTCAGAAGCATTCCGAGTTGTGGTTCTTGTTATATAACAAGGTTGGGGTTTCCTTCGACTTTAATTCATTGTCCTTTTTTCACATGTAAGGTCcagtaaccttttttttttttttaataataaaaacatcagGGAGATATTGTTGCCAAACACATTTTTGTCTTTGCACTGCACCTTTGTAATCACCAATGGGCCTATCAGAATGGCGCACCTTTCTTGTGGTTTGTATTTGATGGCATTTGGCGAATCTCAGGAGCGTTAAAGCCCATCCCCACCCTCTCATCCTCAGGATAGCATCAAGTTGTCAGCTGATGTCAAACCATTCGTCCCTAAGTTTGCTGGGCTCAACGTGGCGTGGTCAGAGTCCTCAGAGACACGTGTCTTCCCAGGCTGTGCGGCCACCTACTATCCATTTGTACAGGAACCACCAGCAGCTGAGTATGTATTTTCTCGATGCCTTGCCTCATGCAGAGGGTTTCTCTCCCAGAGGTAGTGATTAGAGCCTCACACACTGAAACATACATAACATCTTACAGGACGGCTTGCAGGTGAGGAAAGGAGGCTCTTCAACCAGCAAAGATTGGGCTCTGTAGCCTGACTAAATTCTGTGCAAAAACTTCATCCAGGAAGGGACCGACACTACGGAACTTAGAAAGTACAGTTGCAGGGTCATTTGTTTACAGTTGATACTGGTTCACGCGTGTAGGGACTGAGGATGCTGCTTTGCCATTTGTCAGGCCCTGGGCTTGATCTTCAGAGctaccaaagcaagacagaaccAAACAAATTCACATTTGTATTGGGAAAAGAAACGGCAAGAAGGAAGGGTAAATGGGAAAAGGACAGATGGATGAAGGATCAGATAGATAACATGCCAGGCTGGACAACTtagcgagaccctgtctccagtGACAGAGCTCCGTGGTGCAGCTCTTTCTGTCAAACACAAGGCCTCAGGGTCAATCCCCAGTCTACTGAATAATTACCAAGGTGCCCATCTTTTACGGCTCCTGGCCTCCGTGGTGTGCAGGATCCTCTTTGTACTCTGGCCTTCTGGGCAGCATAGTGCAGGATGTGAGGGGCTGAAAGGGCAGGACTGGAGGAAGACTGTGCAGGCTGTAGTGCAACTCCTCAGCCAAGGGAATGGCCTTTCGGCTGTTGTGTCTAGGTTGCTGAGACACTGTCAGGTACTAAACCAGCAGTCGGCTGCAAAACTGTGGGAGCATGCCCTTGCTGTGCTGCCATGGCATCTGAACTTACTTTTTACTTGAGATTACCTTTTCTGTGGTGCCATAGGAGGAAGCCACGGCCTTGTGCGTTTTATGAAGGCTATCTACCGTTGAGCTCTGTTACCCTGGTCCTAGTTCATTCGTTCAACTCTATCAGTAGCCAGGCAGTtttggcccacacctttaatcctggcacttgggagacagaggcaggcggatttctgcgttcgaggccagcctggtctacagagtgagttccaggacagccagggctacacagagaaaccctgtctcggaaaaaaaaaaatcagcagtaTTCTttgcaggaagaaaaaaagaggtcctgtttggatgggtgggtgggtgggtgggtaggtgggtgtgcgtgcatatgtgggGGGGGTATGTGTGgtaaatgcacatgtgtgcacttgcatgCGGAAGCCTGTGGCAGAAGTTGGGTCTTTCCTCAAttgttcttttattctttgagaagcAGTCTCACTGAAGCTCAAGTCCCTCAGTCAGCGAGACTGGCAGGCCAGTGACCTTCAAGGACCTGCGCTCCCCCTCTGGTTGGAGTCCCAGAGCGCACTGCCGTGCACTGCTTATCACACTGGCTCTGGAGCCCAAACTTAGGGCCTTGCGCTTATGTGCCAGGCAGGCGCTTTACTAacagagccagctctctagccctCATTTGGTTGTTGATAGGGGAGTTTCCAATGCGAAAGTAAGTGatccttaaaagaaaatattaaaaagtttaaattaGCGTCTTAAAAATAATGTTCTTGATTTGTGTTATGAAATCTGCAACTGAAATTTACACTTTTTAGACAGAAAATGTATCCCGAAGACATGGCTTTCGGAGCCCCCACCTTTCCAGCACAGTACGTGTCTTCTGAGATAGCGCTGCATCCTTTTGCCTATCCCACTTACACCCTAGAGTCCGCACAGAGTGTTTGCTCAGTGCCAACCCTGCAGTACGACTACAGCCAAGCACGGTGTCACCCAGGCTTTCGGACAGCAAAGCCCCGGCATGAGCACGTGTGCCCTCCACCTCAGGAAGCAAAAGGTGTATTTAAGGTGAGGAAGTGCTGCTGCAGGGTGCGGCTCCTCCTCTTAGTCCTTGTTGCCAGTGTCAGAAGTCAGTGTGTCCTCTGATAGCTAAGCACTGCTTACCTTTTGGTGATAGCCTTTTTACAAACGGTTTGGTCTGTTCTTTTCTTAAATGTTTGAATTGTGAatacttactggtttgctgtgttaaAGTTTCATtatcagagttttgttttgtttgtttgtttgatgacttatttatttcatgtatgtgagtacactgtcactgtcttcagacacaccagaagagggcatcagatcccattacagatggttgtgagccaccatgtggttgctaggaattgaacttagaatgtctggaagagcagtcagtgcttttaacctctgagccatctctccagccccagtagtaGTTTTCGTGTTtcatagttttgtgtgtgtgtgttttttttctaaatctctCCTGCAGAAAAAACCCTCTGATGAGAGAAGAGCATGTGAAGAGCAAAAGTCAAGCAGCAGAAGGGCTGACAATGCGGTGCCCTGTGAGGCGAGACCAGCCAGGGGGTCCAGTCACCTGTCCTCTCGAACTGAGAGCAGTTTGAAATCTGGTAAAGCCGACAAATTCTGGTATAATGGCAGGCTGTCCCACTTTCCCGAATCAGTACCATTCCCATGGGCATACTCATCATGACGGCTCCAAGAAATGTGCCTGGAACCTGGCCTAGCTGAGGCCATCAGACCTGGGGTGGGTTGTtagagtgtggtgtgtgttgcACTGTATAGGCAGAGGTTCCTTAGCCTGTTAGAACCATCACACAGCATGCAGGTGGTAACTTCAAGCTTCACAACCGTAGTCTTTGTACCGCGTGTGTCCATGCTCATTCCTGAACGTGCCTCTTCATTTCGAGGGGACACTGGAAGTAGCACAAAGGTGTAAGTATAGTTAAAGTCCCATGCTGAATGAACCTTGACCTGGGCACTCTGGCTCCCGGAGTCTACACATCCATCTACTGGCTTAAAACTTTCTGTTCCACCTTCTTGAAGGCTAGGAGTCTACCTGGCACCtatgttgtttttagttttgagacCAGGCCTTACTAtagagaccagactggctttggatTTTTGGGCCTCCGACCTCAGCTTCCTAACTTTCGCGATTATTGGCATATGTAGCATTAT
Above is a window of Mus musculus strain C57BL/6J chromosome 13, GRCm38.p6 C57BL/6J DNA encoding:
- the Cks2 gene encoding cyclin-dependent kinases regulatory subunit 2 encodes the protein MAHKQIYYSDKYFDEHYEYRHVMLPRELSKQVPKTHLMSEEEWRRLGVQQSLGWVHYMIHEPEPHILLFRRPLPKEQQK